A single region of the Bifidobacterium asteroides DSM 20089 genome encodes:
- the rplV gene encoding 50S ribosomal protein L22 — protein sequence MEAKAIARHVRVTPRKARRVVDLIRGKQATEAVTILKFAPQDAAVPVRKCLESAIANARVKADKANQPFRENELVVRETYVDEGTTLKRFRARAQGRAARINKRTSHITVVVADKEGAR from the coding sequence ATGGAAGCTAAGGCAATTGCACGTCACGTTCGCGTGACGCCTCGCAAGGCTCGCCGCGTCGTCGACCTCATCCGAGGCAAGCAGGCGACCGAGGCCGTGACCATTCTGAAGTTCGCCCCCCAGGACGCGGCCGTTCCGGTCCGCAAGTGCCTGGAGAGCGCCATCGCCAACGCGCGTGTCAAGGCGGACAAGGCAAACCAGCCCTTCCGCGAGAACGAGTTGGTGGTTCGGGAGACCTACGTGGACGAGGGCACCACCCTGAAGAGGTTCCGCGCCCGCGCCCAGGGTCGTGCGGCCCGCATCAACAAGCGGACCAGCCACATAACCGTCGTGGTGGCCGACAAGGAAGGAGCCCGATAA
- the rplF gene encoding 50S ribosomal protein L6 encodes MASHIGKLPIAVPAGVEVAFKGQEFTAKGPKGSDGYTLPEGITGKVEGNEIIMTPADEDRTTKAKHGLSRSIVASMVEGVSKGYSKHLQIVGTGYRVVAKGKSLEFSLGYSHTITVDPPEGITFETPNANEVVVSGIDKQAVGQAAANIRALRAPEPYKGKGIKYADEHILRKAGKAGK; translated from the coding sequence ATGGCATCGCATATTGGTAAGCTCCCCATCGCCGTTCCGGCAGGTGTGGAGGTGGCCTTCAAGGGCCAGGAATTCACCGCCAAGGGTCCCAAGGGCTCCGACGGATACACGCTGCCCGAGGGCATCACCGGCAAGGTCGAGGGCAATGAGATCATCATGACCCCCGCCGACGAGGACCGCACCACCAAGGCCAAGCACGGACTTAGCCGCTCCATCGTGGCTTCCATGGTCGAAGGCGTCTCCAAGGGCTACAGCAAGCACCTGCAGATCGTCGGCACCGGGTACCGCGTGGTCGCCAAGGGCAAGTCCCTGGAGTTCTCGCTGGGCTACTCGCACACCATCACCGTCGACCCCCCGGAGGGCATCACCTTCGAGACGCCGAACGCCAACGAAGTGGTCGTCTCCGGCATCGACAAGCAGGCTGTCGGCCAGGCTGCGGCCAACATCCGCGCCCTGCGTGCTCCCGAGCCTTACAAGGGCAAGGGCATCAAGTACGCCGACGAGCACATCCTGCGCAAGGCTGGAAAGGCTGGTAAGTGA
- the rpmD gene encoding 50S ribosomal protein L30, which produces MTKQIKITLVKGVAHATDRQKENVRSLGLHKIGQSVLREDTPVYRGMADKVRHLVNVEEAD; this is translated from the coding sequence ATGACCAAGCAGATCAAGATCACCCTGGTCAAGGGCGTGGCTCATGCCACCGACCGCCAGAAGGAGAACGTCAGGTCTCTGGGCCTTCACAAGATCGGCCAGTCCGTCCTGCGTGAGGACACCCCCGTCTACCGGGGGATGGCCGACAAGGTCCGCCACCTGGTGAACGTAGAGGAGGCAGACTGA
- the rplR gene encoding 50S ribosomal protein L18 has translation MTVSILGKGKKIARLRRHARLRKHVSGTAERPRLVVTRTNRNMIAQIVDDTRGVTLVSESTMASDYGSFKGTKTEAARKVGEQIAAKAKKAGITTVVFDRGGNKYHGRVAAVAEGAREGGLAL, from the coding sequence ATGACGGTCTCGATACTAGGCAAAGGCAAGAAGATCGCACGTCTGCGCCGCCATGCCCGTCTGCGCAAGCACGTCTCCGGCACGGCAGAGCGTCCCCGTCTGGTGGTCACTCGGACCAACCGCAACATGATCGCCCAGATCGTCGACGACACCAGGGGTGTCACCCTGGTCAGCGAGTCGACCATGGCTTCGGACTACGGCTCCTTCAAGGGCACCAAGACCGAGGCCGCCCGCAAGGTGGGCGAGCAGATTGCGGCCAAGGCCAAGAAGGCCGGCATCACCACTGTGGTCTTCGACCGTGGTGGCAACAAGTACCACGGAAGGGTCGCAGCGGTTGCGGAAGGCGCCCGTGAGGGAGGTTTGGCACTGTGA
- the rpsC gene encoding 30S ribosomal protein S3 — MGQKINPFGYRLGITEEHRSKWYSDSNKAGERYSDFVLEDDKIRKEMNKDLERAGVSKIVIERTRDRVRVDIHTARPGIVIGRRGAEAERVRAKLEKITGKQVQLNIFEVKNASIDAQLVAQGIAEQLTNRVTFRRAMRKAQQDAMRAGAKGIRIKLSGRLGGAEMSRSEFYREGRVPLQTLRALIDYGFFEARTTYGRIGVKVWIYKGDMTERQFEEQQAQQNNRPGRRGDRRPRRGVRPSEGRTRREQDAAKQNSGVAVPPAAAQEETALAPVATEAKE, encoded by the coding sequence ATGGGGCAAAAGATCAACCCGTTTGGGTACCGACTCGGCATCACCGAGGAGCACCGCAGCAAGTGGTACTCCGACTCCAACAAGGCGGGGGAGCGTTACAGCGACTTCGTTCTTGAGGATGACAAGATCCGCAAGGAGATGAACAAGGACCTGGAGCGCGCAGGCGTCTCCAAGATCGTCATCGAGCGGACCCGCGACCGTGTGCGCGTCGACATCCACACCGCCCGGCCGGGTATCGTCATCGGCCGTCGTGGGGCCGAGGCCGAGCGCGTGCGTGCCAAGCTGGAGAAAATCACCGGCAAGCAGGTCCAGCTGAACATCTTCGAGGTCAAGAACGCCTCCATCGATGCACAGCTGGTGGCTCAGGGCATCGCCGAGCAGCTGACCAACCGCGTCACCTTCCGCCGGGCCATGCGCAAGGCTCAGCAGGATGCCATGAGGGCCGGTGCCAAGGGCATCAGGATCAAGCTGTCCGGCCGTCTGGGCGGAGCCGAGATGAGCCGTTCGGAGTTCTATCGCGAGGGTCGTGTGCCCCTGCAGACTCTGCGCGCCCTGATCGATTACGGCTTCTTCGAGGCCAGGACCACCTACGGCCGCATCGGCGTCAAGGTCTGGATTTACAAGGGCGATATGACCGAGCGTCAGTTCGAGGAGCAGCAGGCTCAGCAGAACAACCGTCCCGGTCGGCGCGGCGATCGTCGTCCCCGTCGTGGCGTCCGTCCCTCCGAGGGGCGTACCCGTCGCGAGCAGGATGCAGCCAAGCAGAACAGCGGTGTGGCCGTGCCGCCGGCGGCGGCTCAGGAAGAGACCGCCTTGGCACCCGTCGCAACCGAAGCAAAGGAGTGA
- the secY gene encoding preprotein translocase subunit SecY, with amino-acid sequence MRTLIQAFRTKELRKKIFFVLGIIIIYRIGSFIPTPGVDYPAVQKCITTAGNEDFIGLVNLFSGGALLQLSIFALGIMPYITASIVVQLLRVVIPRFEALHKEGQSGEAKLTEYTRYLTIGLAVLQSTTILVTANKGALFGGACQQQVIPDSSWWNMGVMVLIMTGGTGLIMWMAELITDKGIGNGMSVLIFISICSGFLPQLWNIGWGTNGKDGDWVKFGIVVTVLLVILILVDYVELAQRRIPVQYTRRMIGRKMYGGSSTYLPLKINMSGVIPPIFASSILAIPTLIAQFGNSDQNWVKWIDANMANTTSVWYIVLYSVMIVFFCFFYTSITFNPDETADNMKEYGGFIPGIRAGRATSRYLSYVMNRLNTVGAIYLLFVALIPTVLIMLLKINSKLPFGGTTILIIAGVGLDTLRQARAQTEQFQYTGFLLEGEHKEG; translated from the coding sequence GTGAGGACGTTAATCCAGGCCTTCAGGACCAAGGAGTTGAGGAAGAAAATCTTCTTCGTTCTTGGCATCATCATCATCTATCGCATCGGGTCGTTCATACCTACCCCAGGCGTGGATTATCCCGCCGTGCAGAAGTGCATAACCACGGCCGGCAATGAGGACTTCATCGGCCTGGTGAACCTGTTTTCGGGCGGGGCTCTGCTGCAGCTGTCCATCTTCGCACTGGGCATCATGCCCTACATCACTGCATCAATCGTGGTGCAGTTGCTGCGCGTGGTCATTCCTCGCTTCGAGGCTCTGCACAAGGAAGGCCAGTCAGGCGAGGCCAAACTGACCGAGTACACCAGGTATCTGACCATCGGCCTGGCGGTGCTGCAGTCCACGACCATTCTGGTTACGGCCAACAAGGGTGCGCTCTTCGGCGGTGCCTGTCAACAGCAGGTCATCCCTGACAGTTCCTGGTGGAATATGGGGGTCATGGTTCTGATTATGACCGGCGGCACTGGTCTGATCATGTGGATGGCCGAGCTGATTACCGACAAGGGGATTGGTAACGGCATGTCCGTCCTGATTTTCATCTCCATCTGCTCCGGCTTCCTGCCCCAGCTCTGGAACATCGGTTGGGGAACCAACGGCAAGGACGGCGACTGGGTTAAGTTTGGCATTGTCGTGACTGTCCTGCTGGTTATTCTGATTCTGGTCGACTACGTGGAACTGGCTCAACGTCGTATTCCCGTCCAGTACACCCGCAGGATGATTGGCCGCAAGATGTACGGCGGCTCTTCCACCTACCTGCCGCTCAAGATCAACATGTCAGGCGTGATTCCTCCCATCTTCGCCTCCTCTATTCTGGCCATTCCCACCCTTATCGCTCAGTTCGGCAATTCCGATCAGAACTGGGTGAAGTGGATTGATGCCAACATGGCCAACACGACCTCGGTCTGGTACATCGTGCTCTACTCGGTCATGATTGTCTTCTTCTGCTTCTTCTACACTTCCATCACCTTCAATCCCGATGAGACGGCCGACAACATGAAGGAGTATGGCGGCTTCATCCCGGGTATCAGGGCCGGACGGGCCACCAGCCGGTACCTGTCATACGTGATGAATCGACTGAACACAGTGGGTGCCATCTACCTGCTCTTTGTGGCTCTTATTCCTACGGTGCTGATCATGTTGCTGAAGATCAACTCCAAGCTGCCCTTCGGCGGCACCACCATTCTGATCATCGCCGGCGTCGGCCTGGACACCCTGCGCCAGGCCAGGGCTCAGACCGAGCAGTTCCAGTACACCGGCTTCCTGCTGGAGGGTGAACACAAGGAGGGCTGA
- the rplO gene encoding 50S ribosomal protein L15, whose product MASDKQEPTILQMHDLRPAPGAKRDRIRVGRGEGSKGKTSGRGTKGTKARYQVRPGFEGGQLPLYMRLPKLRGFRSPFKKEYQVVNLGALEGLFPKGGEVTVEDLVNKGAVRKGHPVKVLGDGDVKEAFTLKGVKASASARSKIEAAGGSVSED is encoded by the coding sequence ATGGCCAGCGACAAGCAAGAGCCCACGATCCTGCAGATGCATGACCTGCGTCCGGCTCCGGGCGCCAAGCGGGACCGCATCCGTGTGGGTCGCGGCGAGGGATCCAAGGGCAAGACCTCCGGTCGGGGCACCAAGGGCACCAAGGCCCGCTACCAGGTCCGTCCGGGCTTTGAAGGCGGCCAGCTGCCCCTGTACATGCGGCTGCCCAAGCTGCGCGGGTTCAGGAGCCCCTTCAAGAAGGAGTACCAGGTGGTCAACCTGGGTGCTCTGGAAGGACTCTTCCCCAAGGGCGGTGAGGTTACCGTCGAGGATCTGGTCAACAAGGGAGCGGTCCGCAAGGGCCACCCTGTCAAGGTCCTGGGTGATGGTGACGTCAAGGAAGCTTTCACCCTCAAGGGCGTCAAGGCCTCGGCCTCGGCCAGAAGCAAGATTGAAGCCGCAGGCGGGTCTGTCTCCGAGGACTGA
- the rplX gene encoding 50S ribosomal protein L24, translated as MVAKIKTGDQVKVIRGKDRGKEGKVLRILPNDRLIVEGIQIVKKHVRATQQGQESGIVPTEAPIHRSNVMVIDPETKKPTRIGVNIKEEARDGKVKVVRTRFAKKSGKELS; from the coding sequence GTGGTAGCCAAGATCAAGACAGGCGACCAGGTCAAGGTCATCCGCGGCAAGGATCGCGGCAAGGAGGGCAAGGTTCTGCGGATTCTGCCCAATGACCGCCTGATCGTCGAGGGTATTCAGATCGTCAAGAAGCATGTGCGGGCCACCCAACAGGGTCAGGAGTCGGGCATCGTCCCGACCGAGGCGCCCATCCATCGCTCCAACGTGATGGTCATCGACCCGGAGACCAAGAAGCCGACCCGCATCGGCGTGAACATCAAGGAGGAGGCGCGTGACGGCAAGGTCAAGGTCGTGCGCACCCGCTTCGCCAAGAAGTCAGGCAAGGAGCTGTCATGA
- the rplN gene encoding 50S ribosomal protein L14, which produces MIQQESRLQVADNTGAKEILAIRVLGGSKRRYAGIGDVIVATVKDAIPGGSVKKGEVVKAVVVRTVKEHRRHDGSYIKFDENAAVILGTGREPRGTRIFGPVGRELRDKRFMKIVSLAPEVI; this is translated from the coding sequence ATGATTCAGCAGGAATCGCGGCTTCAGGTCGCCGACAACACGGGTGCCAAGGAGATCCTGGCCATCCGCGTGCTCGGCGGGTCGAAGCGACGCTATGCCGGCATTGGCGACGTGATTGTCGCCACCGTCAAGGATGCCATTCCCGGCGGGTCGGTCAAGAAGGGCGAGGTCGTCAAGGCGGTCGTCGTCCGTACGGTCAAGGAGCATCGTCGTCATGACGGCTCCTACATTAAGTTCGACGAGAACGCGGCGGTCATCCTCGGCACCGGTCGTGAGCCCCGTGGCACTCGTATCTTCGGACCGGTCGGTCGTGAGTTGCGCGACAAGCGCTTCATGAAGATCGTGTCCCTGGCACCGGAGGTGATCTGA
- the rplP gene encoding 50S ribosomal protein L16, translating to MLIPKRTKYRKQHRPGRSGMSKGGNEIAFGDYGIQALAPAYLTNRQIEAARIAMTRYIKRGGRVWITVFPDRPLTKHALGSRMGSGKGAPEFWVANVRPGRVLFEIGGVSEDVAREALRRATDKLPMKCRIIAREGGDI from the coding sequence GTGCTTATCCCAAAGAGGACTAAATACCGCAAGCAGCATCGTCCGGGTCGTTCGGGCATGTCCAAGGGCGGCAACGAGATCGCTTTTGGCGATTACGGCATCCAGGCCCTGGCTCCGGCTTACCTGACCAACAGGCAGATCGAGGCGGCACGTATCGCCATGACCCGGTACATCAAGCGCGGCGGCCGCGTCTGGATCACGGTCTTCCCGGATCGCCCCCTGACCAAGCACGCCCTGGGATCCCGAATGGGTTCCGGCAAGGGTGCGCCCGAGTTCTGGGTGGCCAATGTCCGTCCAGGCCGGGTGCTCTTCGAGATTGGCGGCGTGAGCGAGGATGTGGCCCGTGAGGCCCTTCGCCGCGCCACTGACAAGCTTCCCATGAAGTGCCGGATTATTGCACGTGAAGGCGGTGACATCTGA
- a CDS encoding adenylate kinase — translation MVQRLLIMGPQGVGKGTQAALLSRHYGIPAISTGDIFRYNLKNGTELGRQAKAYTDKGELVPDELTNKIVKDRLGMDDAAQGWILDGYPRSASQVEALDKMLQELGTPLTAVVALDADHDVLMQRIAKRAREEGRADDTPEAIAKRLDIYAKETAPLLDTYKSRGLLVAVDGQGEVDQISKEIITKLDER, via the coding sequence ATGGTACAGCGACTGTTGATCATGGGACCTCAAGGTGTTGGCAAGGGCACGCAGGCGGCTTTGCTCAGCAGGCATTACGGGATTCCTGCCATCTCCACCGGCGACATTTTCCGCTACAACCTGAAGAACGGAACCGAGTTGGGCAGGCAGGCCAAGGCTTACACCGACAAAGGTGAACTGGTTCCAGACGAGCTGACCAACAAGATCGTCAAGGACCGCCTTGGCATGGACGACGCCGCCCAGGGCTGGATTCTGGACGGCTACCCCCGTTCGGCCTCCCAGGTCGAGGCGCTGGACAAGATGCTCCAGGAGCTTGGCACTCCGCTGACGGCAGTGGTGGCCCTGGATGCCGACCATGACGTGCTCATGCAGCGCATCGCCAAGCGGGCCAGGGAGGAGGGGCGGGCCGACGATACCCCCGAGGCCATCGCAAAGCGTTTGGATATCTACGCCAAGGAGACTGCCCCCCTGCTGGACACCTATAAGTCCCGTGGCCTTCTGGTCGCAGTGGATGGCCAGGGCGAGGTCGACCAGATCTCCAAGGAGATCATCACCAAGTTGGACGAACGCTGA
- the rpsQ gene encoding 30S ribosomal protein S17 gives MADKQERNFRKVRSGYVVSDKMDKTITVELEQRSTHPLYGKVVRSNRKVKAHDEKNEAHVGDFVSIMETRPLSKTKRWRLDSIVERAK, from the coding sequence ATGGCTGACAAGCAGGAGCGCAACTTCCGCAAGGTTCGCAGCGGCTACGTCGTGTCCGACAAGATGGACAAGACCATCACCGTAGAGCTGGAGCAGCGTTCGACCCACCCCCTGTACGGCAAGGTCGTCCGTAGCAACCGCAAGGTCAAGGCCCATGATGAGAAGAACGAGGCCCATGTGGGCGACTTCGTGAGTATCATGGAGACCCGTCCTCTGAGCAAGACCAAGCGCTGGCGTCTCGACTCCATCGTCGAGCGCGCCAAGTAA
- a CDS encoding type Z 30S ribosomal protein S14, which yields MAKTALRNKAARKPKFKVRGYTRCQVCGRPHSVYRKFGLCRICLREKAHRGELPGVTKSSW from the coding sequence ATGGCAAAAACCGCTCTGAGAAACAAGGCGGCACGCAAGCCGAAGTTCAAGGTGCGTGGCTACACGCGCTGCCAGGTCTGCGGTCGTCCTCATTCCGTCTATCGCAAGTTCGGCCTGTGCCGCATCTGCCTTCGCGAGAAGGCCCATCGCGGCGAGCTGCCGGGTGTGACGAAGTCCAGTTGGTAA
- the rpsH gene encoding 30S ribosomal protein S8, with product MTMTDPIADMLTRLRNASAAKHETVDMPYSKFKANIAQILKREGFIADYRAKDARVGQDLEITLKYGPDGRQSIQGIKRVSKPGLRRYAKSDSLPMPLGGLGIAIISTSSGLMTQKECLDRGIGGEIVAYVW from the coding sequence ATGACAATGACAGATCCCATCGCAGACATGCTGACACGTCTGCGTAATGCGAGTGCGGCCAAGCATGAAACAGTCGACATGCCGTACTCCAAGTTCAAGGCGAACATCGCGCAGATCCTCAAACGCGAAGGCTTCATCGCCGATTACCGAGCCAAGGATGCCCGCGTCGGGCAGGATCTGGAGATCACGCTCAAGTACGGTCCCGATGGACGTCAGTCCATTCAGGGAATCAAGCGCGTCTCCAAGCCCGGTCTGCGCCGGTACGCCAAGTCGGATTCCCTGCCTATGCCCCTGGGCGGGCTGGGAATCGCCATCATCTCGACCAGCTCGGGACTGATGACCCAGAAGGAATGCCTCGACAGGGGCATCGGCGGCGAGATCGTCGCCTACGTATGGTGA
- the rplE gene encoding 50S ribosomal protein L5: MSDTTVEAPAVPRLLQQYRDSIVPELEKEFKFSNPMQVPRIEKVVVSMGVGAAARDSKLIEGAVKDLTAITGQKPKITKAKKSVAQFHLREGQAIGAFATLRGVRMWEFLDRLLTLALPRIRDFRGISDRQFDGQGNYNFGLTEQSMFHEIDPDQIDHQRGMDITVVTSTKNDQEARALLKQLGFPFKEN; this comes from the coding sequence ATGAGCGATACCACCGTTGAAGCACCGGCAGTCCCTCGTTTGCTGCAGCAGTACCGTGACAGCATTGTGCCCGAGCTGGAGAAGGAGTTCAAGTTCTCCAACCCCATGCAGGTGCCCAGGATCGAGAAGGTCGTGGTCTCCATGGGCGTGGGTGCCGCGGCACGCGACTCCAAGCTGATCGAGGGCGCGGTCAAGGATCTGACGGCCATCACCGGCCAGAAGCCCAAGATCACCAAGGCCAAGAAGTCCGTGGCGCAGTTCCACCTGCGTGAGGGACAGGCCATCGGCGCCTTCGCCACCTTACGCGGCGTGCGCATGTGGGAGTTCCTGGATCGTCTCCTGACCCTGGCCCTGCCCCGCATCCGCGACTTCCGCGGCATCAGTGACCGCCAGTTCGACGGCCAGGGCAACTACAACTTCGGTCTCACGGAGCAGTCCATGTTCCACGAGATCGATCCTGATCAGATCGATCACCAGCGTGGTATGGATATCACCGTGGTGACCTCCACCAAGAACGATCAGGAGGCCCGGGCACTGCTCAAGCAGCTGGGCTTCCCCTTCAAGGAGAACTGA
- the rpsE gene encoding 30S ribosomal protein S5: MSDNETTKETTQVTEDSTNAQSSQGGRRDRNDRNDDRRGGRRGGSRDGRRDGRRGRRDHDDRDDMLDRVVTINRVSKVHKGGRTFSFAALVVVGDGKGTVGVGYGKSREVPAAISKGQLDAKKHMFTVPRIRGTVTHPVIGHDAAGTVLLRPAAPGTGVIAGGPVRAVLECAGITDILSKSMGSATAVNMVRATVAALKQLEEPEEIAARRGLPLEEVAPDSLLRARAAGIADERKEREEAKAKADEQSKAGE; encoded by the coding sequence GTGAGCGACAACGAAACGACAAAGGAAACAACCCAGGTGACTGAAGATTCCACAAACGCTCAGTCCAGCCAGGGTGGCAGAAGAGACCGGAACGACCGGAACGATGATCGCCGCGGCGGTCGTCGGGGCGGTTCCCGTGATGGTCGCAGGGATGGCCGTCGGGGCCGTCGGGATCACGATGACCGTGACGACATGCTCGACAGGGTCGTGACCATCAACCGCGTCTCCAAGGTCCACAAGGGAGGCCGAACCTTCAGCTTCGCGGCACTGGTGGTCGTGGGCGACGGCAAGGGCACCGTGGGTGTTGGCTACGGCAAGTCCCGCGAGGTTCCCGCAGCCATCTCCAAGGGTCAGCTGGATGCCAAGAAGCACATGTTCACCGTCCCCCGCATTCGCGGCACCGTCACCCACCCGGTGATCGGCCACGATGCGGCCGGCACTGTTCTCCTGCGGCCTGCAGCCCCCGGAACCGGCGTTATCGCCGGTGGTCCGGTTCGCGCCGTCCTGGAGTGCGCCGGCATCACCGACATCCTGAGCAAGTCCATGGGATCGGCCACGGCCGTCAACATGGTGCGGGCCACTGTAGCTGCCCTGAAGCAGCTGGAGGAGCCCGAGGAGATCGCGGCACGCCGTGGTCTGCCCCTGGAGGAGGTCGCCCCCGACTCCCTCCTGCGCGCACGTGCCGCCGGTATCGCCGACGAGCGCAAGGAGCGCGAAGAGGCCAAGGCCAAGGCTGACGAGCAGTCGAAGGCAGGTGAGTGA
- a CDS encoding ABC transporter ATP-binding protein — MVRSDKQEPARPKHTIRTILRSLREYRKASFLAPAYVFLESVLEIVIPTIMASLIDQGVSGRSMPAIFKFGLILLACSAVSLFSGFMSGRYAAIASSGLARNVRSDLFAKVQSFSFTNIDRFSTGSIITRLTTDVTNLQNAYQMVIRVGVRAPIMVIVAWLFSYRISRPISLVFLIAIPILGFGLIGLSLLVHPIFERVFHTYDHLNNVVDENLQGIRVVKSYNREDYEERKFNGISLAIYRAFCKAERIMSLNPALLNFCIYASLLVISWMGASQIVASGNNAALGLTTGDLTALVTYAIQIMMAMNMVSMIVVMVVISQASAERICQVLDEVSTVHDPAEPVTKVADGSISFQDVTFRYSDRSERPVLSHINLDVPSGSTLGIVGGTGSSKSSLVQLIPRLYDVTEGSLQVGGVDVRQYDLTVLRDQVAMVLQKNVLFTGTIAENLRWGNPDASDEELVRACTLAQADGFVREFPDGYQTYLDEGGTNLSGGQRQRLCIARALLKKPDILILDDSTSAVDTKTDQLIRHAFSQEIPDTTKIIISQRLASVEDADMIVVLEEGKILDKGTHRELLRTCQEYRSIYESQTRNQSEGDKDHE; from the coding sequence GTGGTCAGATCGGATAAACAGGAACCAGCGCGCCCGAAGCACACCATCCGTACCATTCTGCGCTCACTGCGCGAATACCGGAAGGCCAGCTTTCTGGCTCCGGCCTACGTCTTTCTTGAGAGTGTTCTTGAGATTGTGATCCCGACCATCATGGCCTCCCTGATCGACCAGGGGGTCTCGGGGAGATCCATGCCGGCCATCTTCAAGTTCGGTTTGATACTGTTGGCCTGCTCGGCCGTCTCCCTGTTCTCCGGGTTCATGTCCGGGCGGTATGCGGCCATCGCCTCTTCCGGCTTGGCCAGGAATGTCCGCAGCGATCTGTTCGCCAAGGTGCAATCCTTCAGCTTCACCAACATCGACCGCTTCTCCACAGGATCCATCATCACCAGGCTGACCACCGATGTGACCAATCTGCAGAACGCCTATCAGATGGTCATCAGGGTCGGGGTCAGGGCGCCGATCATGGTCATCGTGGCCTGGCTTTTTTCTTACAGGATCTCCAGGCCCATATCTCTGGTCTTCCTGATCGCCATCCCTATCCTGGGCTTCGGGCTGATCGGCCTGTCCCTGCTGGTTCACCCCATCTTCGAGCGGGTCTTCCACACCTACGACCACCTCAACAACGTGGTGGACGAGAATCTTCAGGGCATTAGAGTGGTCAAGTCATACAACCGTGAGGATTACGAGGAGCGCAAATTCAACGGTATTTCTTTGGCCATCTACCGGGCCTTCTGCAAGGCCGAGCGGATCATGAGTCTGAACCCGGCACTCTTGAACTTCTGCATCTATGCCTCTCTGTTGGTCATATCCTGGATGGGAGCATCCCAGATCGTGGCCTCCGGGAACAATGCTGCCCTGGGGTTGACCACGGGCGATCTGACTGCACTGGTCACCTATGCCATCCAGATCATGATGGCCATGAACATGGTCTCCATGATCGTGGTCATGGTCGTCATCTCCCAGGCTTCGGCGGAGCGCATATGCCAGGTGTTGGACGAGGTCAGCACCGTGCATGATCCCGCCGAGCCGGTCACGAAGGTGGCCGACGGATCCATCAGCTTCCAGGATGTGACCTTCCGCTACTCGGACCGGTCCGAACGTCCTGTTCTGAGCCACATCAATCTGGACGTTCCCTCGGGCTCCACACTGGGCATCGTGGGCGGCACCGGTTCCTCCAAATCCAGCTTGGTCCAGCTCATTCCCCGCCTCTATGACGTGACCGAGGGGTCCCTCCAGGTGGGTGGGGTGGACGTGCGCCAGTACGACCTGACGGTCCTGCGCGACCAGGTGGCCATGGTGCTCCAGAAGAATGTCCTCTTCACCGGGACCATCGCCGAGAACCTACGCTGGGGCAATCCTGATGCTTCGGACGAAGAGCTGGTGCGCGCCTGCACCCTGGCCCAGGCTGACGGTTTCGTGCGGGAGTTTCCCGATGGCTATCAGACCTACCTGGACGAGGGTGGCACCAACCTCTCTGGTGGCCAGCGACAGCGTCTGTGCATCGCACGGGCCCTTCTGAAGAAGCCCGACATCCTGATTCTGGATGACTCAACCAGCGCCGTGGACACCAAGACCGACCAGCTGATCCGTCACGCCTTCAGCCAGGAGATTCCCGACACCACCAAGATCATCATCTCCCAGCGCCTGGCCTCTGTGGAGGACGCTGACATGATCGTGGTCCTTGAGGAGGGCAAAATCCTGGACAAGGGCACCCACCGGGAGCTCCTGCGAACATGTCAGGAGTACCGCTCCATCTACGAATCACAGACCAGGAACCAGAGCGAGGGGGACAAGGACCATGAGTGA
- the rpmC gene encoding 50S ribosomal protein L29: protein MSVGTAEYSIKNLNEKTNAEIEDFLKKSKEELFNLRFQSATGQLENTSRLKAVKHDIARMYTVLRERELGISQEPAEAKAESKAEEK from the coding sequence ATGTCAGTCGGAACAGCCGAGTATTCCATCAAGAATCTGAATGAAAAGACCAATGCGGAGATCGAGGATTTCCTGAAGAAGTCCAAGGAAGAGCTGTTCAACCTGCGCTTCCAGTCGGCCACCGGTCAGCTGGAGAACACCTCCCGCCTCAAGGCCGTCAAGCACGACATCGCCAGGATGTACACAGTCCTGCGTGAGCGCGAGCTGGGCATCAGCCAGGAGCCCGCCGAAGCAAAGGCCGAAAGCAAAGCTGAGGAGAAGTAA